A region from the Methylocella sp. genome encodes:
- a CDS encoding DUF2497 domain-containing protein, translated as MSAVNPIPTTSELSDAKPREPSMEEILASIRRIIADDQALFSDHGGSRADARQMLDPELEEPDFGAVPAYGLRQDVEGEALSLNHPEAASQTSAKRLNGVHQSAPRLVSSATEASIASAFHALVASRFAQNSDAILALTRDALRPMLETWLDENLPALVERLVRAEIERIALGD; from the coding sequence ATGAGCGCAGTCAACCCCATTCCGACGACCAGCGAATTAAGCGATGCAAAACCGCGAGAGCCGTCGATGGAGGAGATCCTCGCCTCGATCCGGCGCATTATCGCGGATGATCAGGCGCTATTTAGCGACCACGGCGGTTCGCGCGCCGACGCGCGGCAAATGCTTGATCCTGAACTTGAAGAGCCGGATTTTGGCGCCGTCCCAGCCTATGGGCTGAGGCAGGACGTGGAGGGAGAGGCTCTCTCTCTCAATCATCCCGAAGCCGCGTCCCAAACTTCGGCGAAGCGCCTGAACGGCGTCCATCAATCCGCGCCGCGGCTCGTTTCGAGCGCGACGGAAGCATCCATCGCTTCGGCGTTCCATGCCCTCGTCGCCAGCCGGTTCGCACAGAATAGCGACGCCATTCTGGCGCTGACCCGGGATGCTTTGCGCCCCATGCTCGAAACATGGCTGGACGAGAATTTGCCGGCCCTCGTCGAGCGTCTCGTCCGCGCCGAGATTGAGCGGATCGCTTTGGGCGACTAA
- the tsf gene encoding translation elongation factor Ts: MASVTAAMVKDLREKTGAGMMDCKNALNETDGEIDAAIDWLRKKGLSKAAKKSGRIAAEGLVAVAVRGFDGTVIELNSETDFVARNEEFQALARTIALVAVEKGLTDVEAIKGTHYPGGGTVADAIANAIATIGENMTLRRVAAVYVSQGLVGQYVHNAVGEGLGKIGVIVALESTGDSVALAPLGRLIALHVAAASPLALDSSQLDPAVVQREKTVLADKNAGKPPHVIEKIVESGLKTYYKEVCLLDQPSIHAEHAGKTIAQVVKEAEKTAGAPVTLKAFVRYSLGEGIDKQETDFAAEVAAAAAGQL, from the coding sequence ATGGCGAGCGTCACGGCCGCGATGGTGAAGGATCTTCGGGAGAAGACCGGCGCCGGCATGATGGATTGCAAGAACGCTCTCAACGAGACCGACGGCGAAATCGACGCCGCGATTGATTGGCTGCGCAAGAAAGGTCTTTCGAAGGCCGCCAAGAAATCCGGCCGGATCGCGGCCGAAGGCCTCGTCGCCGTCGCTGTGCGCGGCTTTGACGGAACCGTCATCGAACTCAATTCGGAGACGGATTTCGTCGCTCGAAACGAAGAATTTCAGGCGCTCGCCCGCACGATCGCGCTGGTCGCCGTCGAAAAAGGCCTGACCGACGTCGAGGCGATCAAGGGCACGCATTACCCCGGCGGCGGCACAGTCGCCGACGCGATCGCCAACGCCATCGCGACGATCGGAGAAAACATGACCTTGCGGCGCGTCGCTGCCGTGTATGTCTCCCAGGGCCTTGTCGGTCAATATGTTCATAACGCCGTCGGCGAAGGCCTCGGCAAGATCGGCGTCATCGTCGCCCTGGAATCGACCGGCGATTCGGTCGCCCTCGCCCCGCTGGGACGCCTGATCGCCTTGCATGTGGCGGCGGCGAGCCCTCTTGCGCTTGACTCTTCGCAATTGGACCCGGCTGTCGTTCAGCGCGAAAAGACGGTGCTCGCGGACAAGAATGCCGGCAAGCCGCCGCATGTGATCGAAAAAATCGTCGAGTCGGGTCTGAAGACTTATTATAAGGAGGTTTGTCTGCTCGATCAGCCTTCGATCCATGCTGAACACGCCGGCAAGACGATCGCCCAGGTGGTGAAGGAGGCGGAAAAGACCGCCGGAGCGCCTGTGACCTTGAAGGCTTTTGTGCGCTATTCGCTCGGCGAAGGGATCGACAAGCAGGAGACTGACTTCGCCGCCGAGGTCGCCGCCGCCGCTGCCGGACAGCTCTAA
- a CDS encoding TolC family outer membrane protein has product MKLSDALFIGCVAGCLALPSLGQAETMSGALVRAYIGNPDLNQQRAGVRAQDENLPRATSTWRPTATANLSSGYNYLESIDSTSAASGLAAAASRFRSGSAPTSLGLTVSQTIYNGNRTLNGVRQAESNIFGARENLRNTELDTLQNGATAYMNVLRDIAILDLRKNNITVLEEQLRQTRDRFNVGEVTRTDVAQAESSLASARSDYFTAQANLQNSVANYRQIIGVEPTHLEPARTIENLLPRDMNSAVEMALAEHPAVQAAFHAVDAAALQVKLVEGELLPTASVAGNVQQNYAFQGIPHERVFNGSIMAQISVPIYEGGEVYARARQAKETLAQARLQADLQRDMVRAGVVSTWGQLDTARAVIQSSKAAVKAAEIALEGIREEAKVGQRTTFDVLFQQQALLNTRVALVTAQRDRVVASYAVMASIGRLSAANLNLSVAEYDPTIHFEQVKDKWIGLRTPDGR; this is encoded by the coding sequence ATGAAATTATCGGACGCCCTCTTCATCGGATGCGTTGCCGGATGTTTGGCGCTGCCCTCGCTGGGCCAGGCGGAAACCATGTCGGGCGCCCTGGTGCGCGCCTATATCGGCAATCCGGATTTGAACCAGCAGCGCGCCGGGGTGCGGGCGCAAGACGAGAATTTGCCGCGCGCGACCTCCACCTGGAGGCCGACCGCCACAGCCAACTTGTCGAGCGGCTATAATTATCTCGAAAGCATCGATAGCACTTCCGCTGCTTCGGGTCTGGCGGCGGCCGCCAGCCGCTTCCGATCTGGGTCGGCGCCGACAAGTCTCGGACTGACCGTCAGCCAAACTATCTATAACGGCAATCGCACGTTGAACGGAGTTCGGCAGGCGGAATCCAATATTTTTGGCGCGCGCGAGAATCTGCGCAACACCGAGCTGGACACGCTGCAGAACGGCGCGACGGCCTATATGAATGTTTTGCGCGATATCGCCATTCTGGATTTGCGCAAGAATAACATCACGGTTCTCGAAGAACAGCTGCGTCAGACCCGCGATCGCTTCAACGTCGGCGAAGTGACGCGGACGGACGTCGCGCAGGCCGAATCGAGCCTTGCCAGCGCACGCTCGGATTATTTTACCGCGCAAGCCAATCTGCAAAACAGCGTCGCCAATTATCGTCAGATCATCGGCGTCGAGCCGACGCATCTCGAGCCGGCGCGCACCATCGAGAATCTTCTGCCGCGCGACATGAATAGCGCGGTCGAAATGGCTCTCGCCGAACACCCAGCGGTTCAGGCGGCGTTCCATGCCGTCGACGCCGCCGCATTGCAAGTCAAATTGGTGGAAGGCGAACTTTTGCCGACCGCCTCCGTAGCCGGCAACGTTCAGCAAAATTACGCCTTCCAAGGCATTCCGCACGAGAGGGTGTTCAACGGCTCGATCATGGCCCAGATCAGCGTGCCGATCTATGAAGGCGGCGAAGTCTATGCCCGAGCGCGTCAGGCCAAGGAAACGCTCGCTCAGGCGCGCCTGCAGGCCGATCTTCAGCGCGATATGGTGCGCGCCGGGGTCGTCTCCACATGGGGCCAACTCGATACCGCGCGCGCCGTCATTCAATCGTCCAAGGCGGCCGTCAAAGCCGCGGAGATTGCGCTCGAAGGCATCCGCGAAGAGGCGAAGGTCGGTCAGCGCACGACATTCGACGTGCTGTTCCAGCAGCAAGCTTTGCTCAATACTCGGGTCGCTCTCGTGACCGCTCAGCGTGACCGGGTTGTCGCCTCCTATGCTGTGATGGCCTCGATCGGCCGTCTTTCGGCCGCCAACCTCAACCTGAGCGTCGCCGAATATGACCCGACCATACATTTTGAACAGGTCAAGGATAAGTGGATCGGTCTTAGGACGCCGGATGGTCGCTAG
- a CDS encoding DUF4337 domain-containing protein, whose product MTDSPTEPFENAEHAEHVAHLDDSFLTQVSITIAVLAVIAATVGSLETIETAAAIGDKNAAVLVQNKATDNWNFYQAKSIKKNMYEIAAANGGSAEQDFKAQSQRFAADEKELFAKGEALERETDAKLRDSENHERRHHTLTGGVTFLHVSIAVATISIIMRGRRWPWYSSIALGLIGAALAAYAYV is encoded by the coding sequence ATGACCGACTCCCCGACCGAGCCTTTCGAAAACGCCGAACACGCCGAACATGTCGCGCATCTTGATGATTCGTTTCTGACGCAGGTGTCGATCACGATCGCCGTTCTCGCCGTCATCGCCGCGACCGTCGGCAGTCTGGAGACGATCGAGACGGCCGCGGCCATCGGCGACAAGAACGCCGCCGTGCTCGTGCAAAACAAAGCGACGGATAATTGGAATTTCTATCAGGCGAAAAGCATCAAGAAGAATATGTATGAAATCGCCGCCGCGAATGGGGGATCGGCGGAACAGGATTTCAAAGCGCAGTCGCAACGCTTCGCCGCCGACGAAAAAGAGCTGTTCGCCAAAGGCGAGGCGCTTGAACGCGAAACCGACGCCAAGTTGCGCGACAGCGAAAATCATGAACGCCGCCACCATACCTTGACCGGCGGCGTAACTTTTCTTCACGTCTCCATAGCGGTCGCGACGATTTCGATCATCATGCGCGGCCGCCGCTGGCCCTGGTATAGCTCGATCGCGCTCGGACTCATTGGCGCGGCGTTGGCCGCATACGCTTATGTTTAG
- a CDS encoding protein-L-isoaspartate O-methyltransferase, whose product MQDMNVADPSPDSAFSRRTMVDRQIKTFDVTDAALLARMLEVPRERFLPADLAPLAYSDACLQVSRGEPGARPRTLLAPLVLARLIQGGRVLASDKALVVAAGTGYSTALLSGLAHEVVAVESDPALFEQTRMNLNAFGLTYVRTILAPLAAGAPNDAPFDVILVDGGVEANLEPLFAQLKDGGRLLAVRRLPDGMGKAVRYDKADGAMGYRVLFDAAAPVLDAFHPAQEFTFA is encoded by the coding sequence ATGCAGGATATGAACGTCGCCGATCCTTCGCCTGATTCGGCGTTTTCCCGTCGGACGATGGTCGATCGGCAGATCAAGACTTTCGACGTGACGGATGCGGCATTGTTGGCGCGCATGCTCGAGGTGCCCCGCGAGCGTTTTTTGCCAGCGGATCTCGCGCCTTTGGCTTATTCCGACGCCTGTTTGCAAGTGTCCCGGGGGGAGCCCGGCGCGAGGCCAAGAACCCTATTGGCGCCGCTTGTTCTAGCGCGCCTCATTCAAGGCGGCAGGGTGCTTGCGAGCGACAAAGCGCTCGTTGTCGCGGCTGGGACCGGCTATTCGACCGCGCTTCTTTCCGGTCTTGCGCACGAGGTCGTCGCCGTCGAGTCCGACCCGGCTTTGTTTGAGCAGACCCGAATGAATCTTAACGCCTTTGGCCTGACCTACGTGCGGACGATCCTCGCTCCGCTTGCGGCCGGGGCGCCGAATGACGCTCCCTTCGACGTAATTTTGGTTGATGGCGGAGTCGAAGCCAATCTTGAGCCGTTGTTCGCGCAACTGAAAGACGGCGGCCGCTTGCTCGCGGTCCGGCGGCTGCCTGATGGGATGGGCAAGGCCGTGCGTTATGATAAGGCGGACGGTGCAATGGGCTATCGCGTTCTTTTTGATGCCGCTGCTCCCGTGCTCGATGCGTTTCATCCGGCTCAGGAATTCACGTTTGCTTGA